Genomic DNA from Peribacillus sp. FSL H8-0477:
AGGTATTTTTTCTTCTATTATATAGAGAGTGTTTGTTTACTATTTTCGTATTCAGAAATTTTCTTATCATATTGAAGTGTGATAGAGATTTCATCCCAGCCGTTAATCAGCATCTGCTTCCAATATGGATGAATCTCGAAATTCGCTTCAAACCCATCTGGTCCAGAAACCTTCTGATTCGGCAAATTAACTGTCAGTTCATACTGACCACCCACGGCGGCTTTCATTAAATAGTCCACTTCCGCTTCAGTCAAAGCAATTGGCAGCATGCCGTTTTTCATGCAATTACTTTTAAAAATGTCCGCAAAGGATGGTGCAATTACAATTGGAAAGCCAAAGTCAAGCAGTGACCACGGGGCATGCTCTCTTGACGATCCACATCCAAAGTTTTCCCCTGCTAAAAGAATGCTTGTTCCTTTATTTTCTGCCTGATTTAATTCAAAGTCAGGCCGCTCATTTCCTTGTTCATCATAGCGCCAATTAAAAAATAGATATTGACCGAACCCACTTCGTTCGATTCGTTTTAAAAATTGCTTTGGAATAATTTGATCTGTATCCACATTTTTTCTGTCCATGACAGCCATTCGTCCTGTATAAATCGTTATTGGTTCCATATAGGGCACCTCCTTCATGATTTGCTAACTTAGTGTACTGGTTCTGCGATCCGTTCATTTTTTCTAATGTCCACAAAACGACCGTGTAAAGCAGCGGTTGCGGCCATTGCAGGACTAACTAAGTGCGTACGTGCTCCTGCACCTTGACGTCCTTCAAAGTTACGGTTCGAAGTAGATGCACAATGCTCGCCTGCAGGAACGACATCTGGGTTCATACTTAAGCACATGCTGCAGCCAGATTCGCGCCACTCAAAGCCCGCTGCTTTGAATAGTACATCCAGTCCTTCTTCCTCTGCTTGTTTCTTGACGCTTTGCGAGCCTGGAACGACCATTGCCCGGACTCCAGGATGAACGTGTTGACCGGAAAGTACTGCCGCTGCTTTCCGAAGATCTTCAATACGAGAATTCGTACATGATCCGATAAAAACATGTTGTACTGGAATTTCTGTAATGGCCATCCCTTCGTTTAAGCCCATGTAATCTAATGCGCGGCCAAGCTCACGAGCATCCATCACACCATCCCTGGTTGTCGGTACAAACCCATCGACTCCCGTAGCCATACCAGGATTAGTACCCCAGCTGACCATTGGCGGAATCTCATTTCCATCTAGGACTATTTCACGGTCATAAACTGCATCCGCATCACTGGCAAGCTGACTCCATTCTTCTACACAGCGATCAAATTCACTGCTTTCCGGAGCATACTTACGTCCTTTCATGTAGGAATAAGTCGTATCATCTGGACTGACAAGCCCTGCTCTTGCTCCTCCTTCAATCGACATATTACATACCGTCATCCGTTCTTCCATCGACATATCTCTGAACACTTCACCACAATATTCAATAATATGCCCTGTCCCGAAATCCACACCAAAACGCGAAATCACATAAAGAATGACGTCTTTTGATGTGACACCATAGCCCAGTTGACCGTTCACTTCAAGCTTTAATGTTTTTGGCTTGGTCTGCCAAATGGTTTGAGTAGCTAGGACGTGCTCTACCTCACTTGTACCAATACCGAATGCAATCGAACCAAAGGCACCATGTGTCGAAGTATGACTATCTCCGCAAACAATGGTCATCCCCGGCTGGGTAAGTCCAAGTTCCGGCCCGATAACATGAACAATTCCCTGCTCGCTGCTATTTAAATCAGCTAAGTGTATGCCAAATTCCTGGCAATTCGCAGACAGTGCATCAAGCTGTTTCTTTGCAATTTCATCTTGAATGAAATAACGGTTCACGGTAGGAACATTGTGATCCATAGTGGCAAAAGTCCGGTCTGGCCTTCTTACAGAACGTCCTTTCATTCTAATTCCTTCAAATGCCTGTGGTGACGTTACCTCGTGAATATAATGTAAATCTACATATAATAAATCTGGCTTATCTTGTTCTTCTGAAACAATATGCCGATCCCATATTTTTTCAATGATTGATTTTCCCATTTTCCATCCTCCTACTCGCTCGTTCAGTTTAGAAAAAAAGCTGACGCGCTGTCAGCCTTTTCAGAAGTCTTATTTACGCATATGCTCCCATGATGTTTAAAATAGCTTCCTGATCCAGCAATGCCGCTTTGATTTCTGCTATCATTTGACTGGTCGATATTCCTCTGATTGGGCCGTTAGCCAGATCACTGGTTCGAAGCCCAGCATCAAGGACTTTTTGAACGGCTTTTTCAACGGCGTCTGCTTCTTCTTCCAATCCAAACGATAAACGAAGCATAGAGGCAGCTGATAAAATCATACCCATTGGATTCGCCACATTTTTCCCTGCAATGTCTGGGGCTGACCCATGAATTGGTTCGTAAAGGTTGCAGCCTTCCAATGAAACAGAGGCTGAAGGGAGCATACCAAGTGAGCCAGTCAATACAGATGCCTCATCACTTAAAATATCGCCAAACATATTTTCTGTAACGATGACATCGAACTGTCTTGGATTACGAATTAACTGCATTGCAGCGTTGTCCACCAACATATGCTCAAGCTCAACCTCTGGATAATTCTTGGCTACTTCTTCTGCCGTTTCCCGCCACATTCGACTGGATTCAAGGACATTTGCTTTATCAACAGACGTGACCTTATTCCTTCTTGCCGAAGCCAGTTTAAATGCTAGTTCAATAATTCGTTTGATTTCTGACTTCTGGTAAAATAATGTGTCCACGACTGCTTCTTTGCCGTCTAATGTTGTACGCTCACTTGGTTTACCAAAATATAATCCACCAGTTAATTCCCTGACAATTAATAAATCTACGCCTTCAATAATTTCTTTTTTCAAGGGGGAGGATTCCGATAAACTCGAATAGTAGCTGATCGGCCGAAGATTGGCATATAGGTGCAAGTCCTTGCGGATTTTAAGTAAACCGCGTTCGGGCCTCAAATGCAGCGGTTGCTGATCCCACTTTGGTCCTCCGACAGCACCTAATAGAACCGCATCGCTGCTCTTGCACATTTCAACTGTTTCATCTGGAAGCGGTGAACCAGTTTGATCAATGGCACTCCCGCCTATTTCTCCAAAATGAAACTCAAAGTCATGACCAAATTGTTCTCCAACAGCTTCGAGGATTTCGACGGCACCTCGTGTTACTTCTCTACCTATTCCATCTCCCGGCAATACTGCTATTTTCCGTTTCATCGAAATCTCCCCTTCCCATGCTTTTTATTGTAAAATTGGTTCTTTCTCAGTTAAGTAAATGACACGGTTTACCGCGTTCAAGTAAGCTTTAGCAGAGGCTTCCAATACATCTTGATCCAATCCTCTGCCTCTTGTTTCTGTTCCTTTGTATCGAATCGTGACAAATACTTGAGCTAACGCGTCTCTGCCTGCGCCTACTGATTGGATTCGGTAATCAAGTAAGTTCACTTCGCTTCCAATACACCGTTCAAGTGTATTATAAAGTGCCTCAACACTCCCAGCTCCAGTAGCCGCCTCACTAACGGTATCCTCTTCACCTTTTTTCAACCGGACTGTTGCTGTCGGAACTTGGTTTGTACCGTAGCTGATTTGCATGGATCCAAGTTCGTAGAATCGATTATCCTTCGACGTTTTTTCTTCAAGGACAAGGGCAACCAAATCTTCGTCAGTCATTTCTTTTTTCTTATCAGCTAATTCCTTAAACTGAATGAATAAACGATTGCTTTCTTCATCTGAAACGGAAAGCTTCAATGTTTTCAAACGATCTTTAAATGCATGACGCCCAGAATGTTTACCTAGCACAAGTGCATTCGAGGATACACCCACAAGTTCTGGAGAAATGATTTCATACGTTGTTTTTTCCTTTAATACGCCGTCCTGATGAATACCTGATTCGTGTGCATAGGCATTTCGACCAATAATCGCTTTGTTTGGCGGAACTGCAAATCCAGTTAACTTACTAACTAAATCGCTGGTCCGTTTAATTTCATTTAGTGTTAAATCAGTTTTTGCTTGATAGTAATCAGAGCGAATTCGTAAGGCCACGGCTAATTCTTCAAGAGCAGCATTTCCAGCACGTTCACCAATGCCGTTTATCGTTCCTTCAATTTGATTAGCTCCTGCTTCAATGGCTGCCAGTGAATTCGCAATTGCCATTCCTAAATCATCATGACAGTGCGCAGATAAATTTACTTTATCTATAGAAGGAACATGTTCTCGAAGGTGCTTAAATATGGCTCCATATTCTTGTGGTGCCGCATAGCCGACTGTATCTGGAATGTTAATCACGCGTGCACCAGCTTGAATGACTGCTTCAACAATTTCAACCAAATAATCAAGTTCAGTTCTGCTTGCGTCTTCCGCTGACCATTGGACAATCGGGAAGCGTTCTGCCGCGTACTTCACAGTCTGAACGGCCGTTTCAATCACTTGTTCTTTAGAAAGCTTCAATTTATACTCCCGATGAATCGGTGAAGTAGCAATGAACACATGCAATCTTGGTTCTGCTCCGCCCTTTAATGACTCCCAAGCTGCATCAATATCTCCTTGAACAGAGCGCGCAAGTCCTGTAACGGATGCATGACGGATTTTATTCG
This window encodes:
- the leuD gene encoding 3-isopropylmalate dehydratase small subunit, translated to MEPITIYTGRMAVMDRKNVDTDQIIPKQFLKRIERSGFGQYLFFNWRYDEQGNERPDFELNQAENKGTSILLAGENFGCGSSREHAPWSLLDFGFPIVIAPSFADIFKSNCMKNGMLPIALTEAEVDYLMKAAVGGQYELTVNLPNQKVSGPDGFEANFEIHPYWKQMLINGWDEISITLQYDKKISEYENSKQTLSI
- a CDS encoding 2-isopropylmalate synthase; amino-acid sequence: MRKINIFDTTLRDGEQSAGINLNYSEKLEIAFQLERLGVDIIEAGFPAASKGDFGSVQEIANKIRHASVTGLARSVQGDIDAAWESLKGGAEPRLHVFIATSPIHREYKLKLSKEQVIETAVQTVKYAAERFPIVQWSAEDASRTELDYLVEIVEAVIQAGARVINIPDTVGYAAPQEYGAIFKHLREHVPSIDKVNLSAHCHDDLGMAIANSLAAIEAGANQIEGTINGIGERAGNAALEELAVALRIRSDYYQAKTDLTLNEIKRTSDLVSKLTGFAVPPNKAIIGRNAYAHESGIHQDGVLKEKTTYEIISPELVGVSSNALVLGKHSGRHAFKDRLKTLKLSVSDEESNRLFIQFKELADKKKEMTDEDLVALVLEEKTSKDNRFYELGSMQISYGTNQVPTATVRLKKGEEDTVSEAATGAGSVEALYNTLERCIGSEVNLLDYRIQSVGAGRDALAQVFVTIRYKGTETRGRGLDQDVLEASAKAYLNAVNRVIYLTEKEPILQ
- the leuB gene encoding 3-isopropylmalate dehydrogenase is translated as MKRKIAVLPGDGIGREVTRGAVEILEAVGEQFGHDFEFHFGEIGGSAIDQTGSPLPDETVEMCKSSDAVLLGAVGGPKWDQQPLHLRPERGLLKIRKDLHLYANLRPISYYSSLSESSPLKKEIIEGVDLLIVRELTGGLYFGKPSERTTLDGKEAVVDTLFYQKSEIKRIIELAFKLASARRNKVTSVDKANVLESSRMWRETAEEVAKNYPEVELEHMLVDNAAMQLIRNPRQFDVIVTENMFGDILSDEASVLTGSLGMLPSASVSLEGCNLYEPIHGSAPDIAGKNVANPMGMILSAASMLRLSFGLEEEADAVEKAVQKVLDAGLRTSDLANGPIRGISTSQMIAEIKAALLDQEAILNIMGAYA
- the leuC gene encoding 3-isopropylmalate dehydratase large subunit; the encoded protein is MGKSIIEKIWDRHIVSEEQDKPDLLYVDLHYIHEVTSPQAFEGIRMKGRSVRRPDRTFATMDHNVPTVNRYFIQDEIAKKQLDALSANCQEFGIHLADLNSSEQGIVHVIGPELGLTQPGMTIVCGDSHTSTHGAFGSIAFGIGTSEVEHVLATQTIWQTKPKTLKLEVNGQLGYGVTSKDVILYVISRFGVDFGTGHIIEYCGEVFRDMSMEERMTVCNMSIEGGARAGLVSPDDTTYSYMKGRKYAPESSEFDRCVEEWSQLASDADAVYDREIVLDGNEIPPMVSWGTNPGMATGVDGFVPTTRDGVMDARELGRALDYMGLNEGMAITEIPVQHVFIGSCTNSRIEDLRKAAAVLSGQHVHPGVRAMVVPGSQSVKKQAEEEGLDVLFKAAGFEWRESGCSMCLSMNPDVVPAGEHCASTSNRNFEGRQGAGARTHLVSPAMAATAALHGRFVDIRKNERIAEPVH